ATAACATTAATCTAATTCTACGGTGCGCatagtttcaattttttaaactcTAAATACCTTAAATTTTCACCGCCTACAAACATTGACATGTAATTTCACatataatcatttcataatttttcataaattattcGAGTAGTACTTTTAGCTTTGACGGGAAGGTTAAAGCGACCGCACTGACTTCTCAAGATTTTTTGAGGTTTTTCTTTTAGGCGTTCCCTTAAGAGTCATAAGTTGAGGGAAGAAAAGCACCCAAAAATAAAGTTGGATGGGAATCCTCTACAGAGTTGTGCTTCCGAGGGGGCTAATATATGTCCTGCAACTGATGAAAGAGCACGGAATCTACAATTACATCACTCAATCTTTATGGTCTAGTCTTTAAAATAAGGGTTGTGTATTCAGGTTGCTTCCTTATCCCATCACTTGGATGGTCGTTATTTCTTTCGGTAAACTCATCAAGGGGATTTTGAATGACTTATCAAAAGATCCCACGTGTTAAAGCAACTAGACCAACTTGATGATCAAGCCATTGGGAAGTTGAACATACCTATCGATATTAAATCTTAGATTAGACATCACTTAAATATCGTCTAATTGACAGCTAAAGAGGTGCCTTCATTAACTAATGATCCAGTGTGCATTGATACTCAGATTGGCTTTACCACTGTAGATTGTAAGATCATTGTAGATCACTACATAGAGTGTCTAGTGTTTTCAGTTTTGGACATTTGTCCATGCACATTGACCGTTGTCACCTCCGGATATATTCATAGTCAATAAAACTGTGGATCCATTATCCTCAAGTAATATGCAAAGAGGGGGCATCAACTCATAATAGGTGCCATTGGCAACTTCATTCTTTCTCCTATGTGACTTGACACAGGTTATGCTTTGGAATGTCGAATTGCAAGACATCTTAAGATGAAGTAGTCGTACTGCTTTGACTGTGGAATATAGCCATAGCAAGGTATGAATTCCTAATATGCGAGATTGCAGCAATTATTGAGTTATGCAAACTCATCATATTCAAGTTTGAACATTGATATTCTTAGTGTGTGGCCTCATTCTATTGCGTTTCTTAAGTATTATCCTATATTTGGTAATTCTACATGGAATCTCCACATTCTATAAATAAATGTCTTTGGAGAAGAAATTAGAACAAATTATTCGGATGCATGCTGACATAGTTTTATGGTATCGTGTCAAATCTGATGTGCTATGTAGTGACATGAAGAATAActaattttgaaaagtataaaTTTTCTTCGAGAGTGAattggaggaaaaaggaaaaaatttcctTATGATTCTGGAAGCGTGTCTCCCTTATGATTCTGGCTAAGAGCGGTAGCCCCTCATCTGTCCCGTCCATCATTAGGGTGAGAAAATTTCCAATAAAGATGTAAAGTCTACATGACGTACAAAGTCTTTAGGACCCACTATTGCTTCAAATTGGCGCTACGTGGATCCCATCCATATATGGCTGTATTTGCAACTACCATCATTCTTGCCACTGTGCATTgcaaaaaaactatttataaaTAGGAGAGGGTATTTTATGTAACTACCATGCACATAAACTATTGCAAATTATACATTTTATCTTCATATAAGGATTTTTTTCAAGATATACATGATGACTAGGTCGACAATGACGCAGTGCAATATATCATAGCCATATGAGACAATTTTCTTATagcaattatttatttaaagaaatgaTTCGACCATGTAAGAAATTGGAATTACGTCTAAAGTTTGTGACGTAATTTAGCAAATATTGAATACATATCAAGTGATTCAGGGCCGATGATGGGACGGAGAAttttcaaagaagaagagaagaagaaaggaggagggaaaaatgaagaagaaaataagaggaaaGATGGTGAGTATATTTGTTTGTTAATGGGATGTGGACCCAAGAATCACGTGGAGTAGAGCGGAAGCGAAGTCAAGATAGTGGAGAAGAAAAGATCAAACAGGGATGGAAACCGGCCGTTCCACAACTTCCTCTAATAATGGAACGTCGGTATGGGTTCACCTCTTTAATTTCTTGACTTTCCATCCATTTGTTCCGTTGACTGACTTGGGGGCTTCTCTATAAGACCAGGCGACTCCAAGTCCCCAATCAAATAAGGATCGTTCCATcttctttcaatctttttataTTGCGCCTCTACACATTCCCAGCAATTCTTTACCAATTTCTCTTTGCCCAAAGACATACGGAGGCATGGGTAATGCTCTCCGCTCCATGAATATCTATCGAGTGTTACTACTCACTCTTATTCTAGTTCTAGCGATGACTTGCAGTGTTGAGAGTAAACAGCAGTGCTTCACTTCGTCATGTGGTAACATTCACAATATAAGCTACCCGTTTCGACTAAAAACTGATCCGAAAGGATGTGGTGAAATGGGTTTCGAGCTGATTTGTGAAGATAATCAGGTTGTTTCATACGCTGATGATGGTCGATACTATGTGCAGTCTATCAATTATTCCACTAGACAAGTCAGATTGGTCAACGATGGACTGCAAAAGGATAACTGCTCGTCTTTTCCTCGTAGTTCATTGTTGCTAAGCTCATACTTTAACCAAAGTGCATTGGTCATTGTGAATTGCTCAAAGACAATTAGTTCTCCATTCTACATTGCTACCGGTCCATGCACCGAGGGGTTGTACTCTTCCAACACATCATCAAATTGGAACTTGTATGCTTTGGTCAATCCAAAAGTTTCGGATGTTGGGGATTTTTGCAACATTTACAATTGGACATGGACAGATTATTTTGGAGTTGGAGAACACATTAACAGTAGCTCCTACAACTACAAGCTAATTCACAGCATCATGGCCGATGGATTTGTTATTCACTTCCGTATGCCACCgaagaaaaatttcttttgctaCTTTGATTGGTATGGCTACTTTCATCTCTATCGCCACTTTTATTCCAACCGCTTAGCAAATAGCGACATCGGAGGTCTAGTTTGCAGATCCATCTACTATTATGGTAGTAAGTATTGATCGGCGATGAAATTTCATCAATATTTTGCATGATTTTGTACCCTCTTTCACTTGTTACTTTCTCTTCAAAACTAGGAAATGAAAGGAATACCTAATATctaagaaaattatgaaaaaatatacaTGATGGTGTACGTCACTGCATATATGTTTTTAGATTATAATTTCTTTCATAAAAGGGCTAAATCTCCACTgtgaaaaaaacgaaaaaaggatTCTTGTGCCACCAACCACATGACTAGGTTTTCGTTGGCAAAgaattcacatttttcattaattttcttattaattcTTTAATTAGTCACTCAACTAATAATCCAAGAGACAATCGTTAACAATCCTTAAGAAAATTGTGGTCATGTATTAATAGGAGgaacaaaattattaattaaaaatgaaaagcacAGTTTTTCTAGATTTGTTGACCGCTAATTACGCGAAAGGAGTTTCTTGAATCCTCTTGTCTACATGAAAAATGAAGCtcattatttccttttatttgtgaATGCATGTATCCCACTTCTCATATTCTTTTGGACAAGATTCAATTTGTACAAAGTAGCCTGCTATTACTCTGTTTCCTCGTGTCTTTTGCTTTTCGaacttcttttccttcaaatttttttttcacatcaaTTCCTCCACAGGTGTCCTCGATGATATTGCATTTTGGACTACTATGGATTTAATGCCATTAGGTAAGCCGCAATTACTTATTCTtacaataattattaaaaaaaaagttattctaaccaatcaaaattttcttcagtACTTTTCTATGTAATGAAGTTCATAATTGGGACGCCATTTGTCGCGATATTTCTAATCTACAAGTACAAAAGAAGGCACTTAGCAATGGACAAGaacattgaagaatttttgcaagCTCATAACAACTTTTTGCCCATAAGGTATTCTTACTcgaatattaagaagatcacTAGAAATTTTAAGCACAGACTAGGTGAAGGAGGGTATGGTTCTGTATACAAAGGAACACTCAAAAGCAGCAACAAAGTGGCCATCAAGATTTTGAACCAGTCCAAGGCCcatggccaagattttatcagtGAAGTGGCTACTATTGGAAGAATTCACCATGTTAATGTAGTGCAACTCATCGGTTTTTGCTTTGAAGGTACGAAACAAGCTCTCGTGTATGATTTCATGTCAAATGGATCTTTGGATAAGCACATTTTCATTAAGGAAGGTGATAAGTTCCTTGATTACAAGAAAATATATGAGATCGCTTTTGGGGTGGCGAAGGGGATTGAATATTTACATCGGGGGTGTGACATGCAAATACTACACTTTGATATCAAACCTCACAACATTCTTTTAGACAAGAATTTCACTCCAaaagtttctgattttggaCTCACAAAACTTTATCCAATTGATCATAGCATTGTCTCGGTGACTGCTGCAAGAGGAACCTTGGGATATATGGCGCCTGAGTTGCTCTACAAAAATATTGGTGGTGTATCTTATAAAGCggatgtctatagctttgggatgttgctcatggaaatggcaggtagaaggaaaaatataaatgcaaatacataacactcaagccaaatttattttccactATGGGTGTACGACCaagtcaatgaaaatgaaattgttgaAATGGAAGAAGCTGTAGAAGAGGGAAGGGAGGTgataaaaaagatgataatagtTGGACTTTGGTGTATACAATTAAACCCAGACCATCGGCCTCCAATGAACAAAGTCTTAGAAATTCTCGAAGGAGATATTGGTAATATTCAAATGCCTCCAAAACCGCTTTTTTACCCATCGGATGAGCCAATTGACAATGACAAAGCCAAGATGGAATTAGAAACATTTTCAACTTCATCAGGCGCTTCCATAATTTCTGCTAGTTTTCCAATTGGAGGTAGCAATGATGTTTAGAACCATGCACAATTTAATCGGAAAAGCTTTGTTCCCCACAATATGGTATTATGTTGGAAAGGAGGTGAGCTAGTTTAGTGGTACTTCTTTTATTGGTCGGAGTGTTATTTTACTTCATATATAGTTTTGCCATGTGTAGTCCATTCAATCTCCTAAGCGGGATGTATGTTTGGGTTCATAACCGTGCTTGGGAAGCATATCCAATGTGAATTTCAGCTAATCCAGTTAATCATCTATAAACCGAATCATTTCTTTTGTGTAGAATATTCACCGCAAAGCACTGTGAAACATGCCATCTTACATAGACTTGCCAGTGGTCCAATGTCCTTGTTGACTTGGTAATAATCATTTAGAGGTCGCTCAACATTTGGCTTGCCAAAATTCAAACTCTTTATTCACCAGTTGCAACAAATACttattttctttgcaattcATTTGCTTTGAtcgaaaattgatcaaattccTGAGAAAATACCGATGGGGCCATCATATGGTCTTGAAAGTTACATTAGTGCTAATTTAAACGATTGAAACTTTCATTTGGTCAACATAATGTatttgagtcttaaaacttccATTTTGCTCATCTAAGTCTTCAAACTTGCAACTTTATTGTGTGTGAGTCCTTCCGTTAAGCTAAGAACGTCTCCCAAGCCATTTCTATACATGAGCAATCATGTGCTGGCTTGTGACTATGGTGAAACCGAGATGGAACTGAAAACTCTTATCAACTTCATCCAACGTTCCGCTAATTTCTTTCACACCCCAATGTGAAGATTCAATTAAGGAATCGTTCTTCAGATTTAACACACATGACCCAACCGTAAGGATTTTGACTCCATTATTTGGGGTACGACATCTGAGTTGACTCATCTCTATGATAGTAACTCATGGAAGACAACTTTCTTTTGCTACTTTGATTCATATACTTTAGATGCTATGCCTCCAATGATTTCAGTAGGATCTTTGGAGGTCAGGTTTGCGGATCCCAGTACCATGGGGGCGGTAAGCATCGGTTGGCAATTATATGTAACAGCAATATTGCATGATTCTGCACACACTTTCACTAAGAACTTTCTCTTCGAAActaaaaaatgacaaatattttaaatccatgaaatattgacaaattgtatGCATTAACACACATCAATATATGTGTGTTTGAAAGGTTTTAGAGCTTCGCATTACCTATGACAACCAAATTGTAGGAGTTGCAagatttccaaaaaaaaaaaaaaagttacagtTGAAATCACCCCCAAAACGGATTCATCATCAGCTGTAGATATATGTGCGCCTAGATTGTATCTCCTTTCCATGGCTAGAACTCcccatgtaaaaagaaaagaaactaaagCGAGTGTTGCGTGAATAACCACGACTACTTTTTTGTTTGCATAGagtttaaattttctaatctttGTTAGATCTTCTAATTTTCGTGAATTAGTTCCTTAATTAGTCATTTGACTAATAATTCAAGAGACACTCTTTTGACAACTTCCTTGAAATCTATCCCATTTCATGTATGGATAGTTGGTGCCGACACCTGAATTTTTACGGACTAATCgaatatgtaaattaaaaaaaaaaataatatataaatattaagtagagaataaaataacaataaaaaaacacaaaatgatCAATGAAAGATCCATCAATGGAGTCCGGCCACATTCATTCCATTTGGGCTTAAGGCAATCCAGCCCATCATCTCTAATTGGTGAATAGCCCACACGACGACAATCCAGTGCCACCGCCATCTCCaactcaagctctctctccatCGCTGGATTTCAGTTACAGGACTGAAAGTTTCCTTTTTGACGGACTCACCTTCTTCTCAGCAAGCTCAACCTCCATAAACGAAGCTCTCGAGCTCAATACTAGGAATTGATGATCCACGGCTCACGCTCATCGCACACAACCTAAACCAAAAGGATCTTTCATCAACGAAGTCGAAACTACTCGTCCTGACATGTTTGACTGGGGAATCGTCATCGCGCGGCTTCAGAGGCTTCATCGCACTACGGATCAAATCAGGATACGTCTATGTACCATGTGTAATAGAAATCTATATGCCTTCTTCGGCGGAATACattgtttttattctctctgttATGAGGTATGTCCAAATGATAATGCAGGGACGCTGTTTGATGATATGCCTCAGAGGAATAGCTTCACTCGGAACACACGCAGACTGAAGGACCTGAGTATGACTATGAGGCATAACTCCTTTGGTGGAGCCCATTTCTGCTGAGATCCGAAGCTGCAGTgctttgcaaatgctttatCTCGAAGGGAATGGACTTACCAGGAAGGTTTCTTAATTCTAATGTGAATTCAGAGGTTTGAGAGTTTTTTCGTCTCTTGGAGGCGATCTGCTCTCAAGTTCAGTTCTTGTAAGTATCAGTAATCTCTCATGGGGACTTGAAGCTTTGAAAAAGGAAGCAATAGCTTCGTCGGTAGTTTGGCGGAGCAAATAATGGAAATGAGCATCTTGATTATACTAGACTTCAGTGGAAATAGATTCTTAGAGCCAATTCCAGTTGGTTTGAGTGATCTTTCATTGAGCTAACTGCCCTTGTTTTGAGCAAGCAGAATTTGTCTGGCGAGTTGCCATTGAGCTCAGAGGTTTGCTGAGCTTGTAAGTCGTTGCTTTATAGGGGAGCAAGCATGTTATGCAGTGATGTCCCTTAAGGGTTTAGTAGTTTGGTTCTCTAATTGTACAGTTCAAGAGAAGATGGATTCAGTTTGTCTATTCCGCATTAGACAAGAGCTACGATGGCATTCATGCTTCTGCTGGTGTTTGCTTACCCCCTTGAAGGATGTAGTCATCCCCTTCTCACCGCCTTCATTCAATCCTCATCATGCACGATCGCTACTATTGCTGAACCATCGTTACTGCTGAGGTACAACATGTTGGTTGCCTCACAGACACTGCCACTAAATCATCGTGCCAAATTACTGAGACTTTGCTGGAGGCTCACAACATAAGGAacaaaattatttattcataATGAAAATCACTGTTTCTCTTTATATGTTGATTGCTAACAAAGCAAATGGTGTTTTTTATATCGTTTATCATCTATGTAAACGAAggttattattttaatttatttgtaaatgCATGTGccacgggccgatcgatcaacTCTTGATTACACGTAGGCTGACCTgtgcggccttaaggttttacccctaagcagcctttcaACACTCGACTCACAAGACTCGTATATAGAGAGAGACTCTTAAAGAGAGAAGCTTTGGTTTTTGTATTGCTTGTGAATGAATTACAATGAGAGAGGAGACctctttatatacaagtataaggtaaaccgtatccgtagatcttccttagatctaacggtggagattgctCCTCCCAACTACCCGCATTAATTACCAACTATCAGTTACTCGCATTTATAACTTATGCATACAAATACAATATCACTCGTCCCTAGGAGAATACTTTAAGTCTTAAGGAAATAAGCCGAGGGTCTGAAGGTGTCACGCCCGTGCCATgaaaacctcttggacatgctttctttcgggccgtgacattctcccccacctaatcaaGTGACGCCCCCGTCGCGTCTTCGGCATGAAAGGCTTTGATTTCTTTCTTGAACTGCCAAAGACTCTTCTCGGGCTCCCAATGACTTCACTCTCCGGAAGACCCTTCCATCGGATCAAATACTCTTGCTTGGGCGCACAATACCGCTTCTGTATGACTCGATCCGCCAAGATACTCTCGACCTCTTGATCGTACAAGGTTTTTGCCCCAAGTGGCACCCGGTGAGACTCCCCACAATCCggatcttcttcatcaacttggAAAGGTTTGAGCATACTTACGTGGAACACCGAATGCACCTTGAGTTTTATTGGTAGCTCCAACTTGTATGCGACCTTCCCAACCTATTGCAGCACAAGAAAT
The sequence above is drawn from the Eucalyptus grandis isolate ANBG69807.140 chromosome 11, ASM1654582v1, whole genome shotgun sequence genome and encodes:
- the LOC108956138 gene encoding uncharacterized protein LOC108956138, producing MGNALRSMNIYRVLLLTLILVLAMTCSVESKQQCFTSSCGNIHNISYPFRLKTDPKGCGEMGFELICEDNQVVSYADDGRYYVQSINYSTRQVRLVNDGLQKDNCSSFPRSSLLLSSYFNQSALVIVNCSKTISSPFYIATGPCTEGLYSSNTSSNWNLYALVNPKVSDVGDFCNIYNWTWTDYFGVGEHINSSSYNYKLIHSIMADGFVIHFRMPPKKNFFCYFDWYGYFHLYRHFYSNRLANSDIGGLVCRSIYYYGSKY
- the LOC104426911 gene encoding LOW QUALITY PROTEIN: rust resistance kinase Lr10 (The sequence of the model RefSeq protein was modified relative to this genomic sequence to represent the inferred CDS: substituted 1 base at 1 genomic stop codon) gives rise to the protein MDLMPLVLFYVMKFIIGTPFVAIFLIYKYKRRHLAMDKNIEEFLQAHNNFLPIRYSYSNIKKITRNFKHRLGEGGYGSVYKGTLKSSNKVAIKILNQSKAHGQDFISEVATIGRIHHVNVVQLIGFCFEGTKQALVYDFMSNGSLDKHIFIKEGDKFLDYKKIYEIAFGVAKGIEYLHRGCDMQILHFDIKPHNILLDKNFTPKVSDFGLTKLYPIDHSIVSVTAARGTLGYMAPELLYKNIGGVSYKADVYSFGMLLMEMAGRRKNINANTXHSSQIYFPLWVYDQVNENEIVEMEEAVEEGREVIKKMIIVGLWCIQLNPDHRPPMNKVLEILEGDIGNIQMPPKPLFYPSDEPIDNDKAKMELETFSTSSGASIISASFPIGGSNDV